One window from the genome of Marinobacter sp. M3C encodes:
- a CDS encoding MFS transporter, with product MQPSGTPSAFKTVGGLSLALGLMTTVQGLATLMMLAVATLAPVVATALDVGPEVVGFQISLIYISAAFVSALAGTLVSRFGGCTISQVAMVLGALGCIVIASGSLLLMAFGSVLIGISYGLTNPAASQILNRLTPSHRRGLVFSIKQTGVPLGGVLAGLALPGIAILFGWQGALYAVSGVGFLMAAFLLPLRSNWDRNRDRGVRVSANLLSGPVLVWRSTLLRALALMGFCFSAIQLSLMSFLVTLLVKDALWSIVAAGVAASVVQGFGAAARIFWGALADKLGKGIQILVMIGLITIVSSLAILTLSPEWPKSLVMIVMTVFGAAAIGWNGVFIAEVVKAAPHGNEGAATGGALTFTFAGVVLGPALYASVHNFFPSYASTFSALAIFPVLGVIVLVFTLRKSASN from the coding sequence ATGCAACCCTCAGGAACGCCGTCAGCGTTCAAGACTGTCGGAGGGCTTTCGTTAGCGCTTGGGCTTATGACAACCGTACAAGGGCTGGCAACTCTTATGATGCTCGCGGTTGCAACGTTAGCTCCAGTCGTCGCCACTGCACTAGATGTTGGCCCGGAAGTCGTTGGATTTCAAATTAGTTTAATTTATATATCGGCTGCATTTGTCTCTGCCTTAGCCGGAACGCTCGTTAGTCGATTTGGAGGATGCACGATAAGTCAGGTTGCAATGGTTCTTGGAGCGCTAGGTTGCATAGTGATTGCATCTGGTAGCCTTCTGTTGATGGCTTTTGGGTCAGTATTGATCGGAATTAGTTATGGTTTAACCAATCCAGCTGCCTCCCAAATTCTAAATCGGTTGACGCCAAGTCATAGACGAGGGCTCGTCTTTTCAATCAAGCAGACGGGTGTTCCATTGGGGGGGGTTCTCGCGGGATTGGCTCTACCTGGGATTGCCATTCTTTTCGGGTGGCAGGGGGCGTTGTATGCCGTTAGTGGTGTTGGTTTTTTAATGGCGGCTTTCTTGCTACCACTAAGGAGCAACTGGGATCGAAACCGAGATCGCGGCGTTCGAGTATCGGCAAATCTACTCAGCGGACCGGTATTGGTCTGGCGAAGCACCTTACTTAGAGCGCTTGCATTAATGGGCTTTTGCTTCTCAGCTATTCAGCTATCCCTTATGAGTTTTTTGGTGACCCTTTTGGTGAAGGACGCCCTTTGGAGCATTGTAGCCGCAGGGGTTGCCGCATCGGTTGTCCAAGGTTTTGGTGCGGCGGCGCGTATTTTTTGGGGGGCTCTCGCAGACAAATTGGGTAAGGGTATTCAAATCCTTGTCATGATTGGTTTGATTACGATCGTATCCTCATTGGCAATTTTGACATTATCTCCGGAATGGCCGAAAAGCCTTGTCATGATCGTCATGACGGTATTTGGAGCTGCTGCAATCGGTTGGAATGGGGTTTTTATAGCTGAAGTAGTTAAGGCCGCACCGCATGGAAATGAGGGAGCAGCCACAGGTGGTGCGTTGACATTTACCTTTGCTGGAGTTGTGCTAGGACCAGCTTTGTACGCTTCGGTTCATAATTTTTTTCCTTCCTATGCATCGACCTTCAGTGCTCTAGCGATCTTTCCGGTATTGGGCGTAATTGTGTTGGTTTTCACTCTCAGAAAGTCGGCGAGCAACTAA
- a CDS encoding MaoC family dehydratase, whose protein sequence is MKTKSKIVGGNFLEDFYLGQIIKHSTPRTITDGDAAVYISLTGARHSLHSSEILANELGYSKRPIDDFLLFNIAFGKTVPDISLNAVANLGYAEVQFFEPVYSGDTVHCESIVIGIKENASGVAGVVYVRSTCFNQNGNAVLTWVRWVMVKKRDHAANISTRHIPDLMTSVPSNKISVPSRIKDQETLGRIFEANGSQIIWEDFSVDEIILHPGGITIEDSDHMLATRLYQNNARAHFDAKLMAGSAHGKRLVYGGHIISICRALSFEGLDNSLSVSAINSGKHMNPTYSGDTIYCFTKVIEKIKIFGRSDVGAIRLGTIGIKNMSPEEFFDSKYENCQNKNNENIVLDIDYTTIFPRKGRSN, encoded by the coding sequence ATGAAAACAAAGTCTAAAATAGTCGGCGGTAATTTTCTCGAGGACTTTTATTTAGGACAGATCATTAAACACTCAACGCCGCGAACTATTACTGACGGTGATGCAGCTGTTTATATCTCTCTAACCGGTGCTCGACATTCCCTTCATTCCTCAGAAATTCTTGCCAATGAACTTGGTTATTCAAAACGCCCTATAGACGACTTTCTACTTTTTAATATTGCATTTGGTAAAACCGTTCCGGATATTTCTCTGAATGCTGTGGCGAATCTTGGGTATGCGGAAGTACAATTTTTCGAACCGGTTTATTCTGGAGATACTGTACATTGCGAGAGCATTGTTATAGGCATCAAGGAAAATGCCAGCGGCGTCGCTGGTGTCGTTTATGTCCGATCTACCTGTTTTAACCAGAATGGAAACGCGGTGCTTACATGGGTTCGTTGGGTTATGGTCAAAAAGAGGGACCACGCTGCTAATATTAGTACCCGTCACATACCTGACCTTATGACGAGCGTGCCATCTAATAAAATTTCCGTACCAAGTCGAATTAAAGACCAGGAAACCCTAGGGAGAATTTTTGAGGCTAACGGTTCGCAAATTATTTGGGAAGACTTTAGTGTGGATGAAATTATTCTTCATCCTGGAGGCATAACAATAGAAGATTCAGATCACATGCTAGCTACACGTCTCTATCAAAATAATGCTAGGGCTCATTTTGATGCGAAATTGATGGCGGGTTCCGCCCACGGAAAGCGGTTAGTCTACGGTGGTCATATTATATCGATCTGCCGTGCTTTGTCATTTGAGGGCCTTGATAACTCGTTATCTGTTTCGGCTATCAATTCAGGAAAACATATGAATCCAACTTATTCTGGTGATACGATTTACTGTTTTACAAAAGTTATTGAAAAAATCAAGATATTTGGTAGATCTGATGTAGGTGCGATTAGGTTAGGAACTATAGGTATAAAAAATATGTCTCCTGAAGAGTTTTTCGATTCTAAGTATGAAAATTGCCAAAATAAAAATAATGAAAATATTGTATTGGATATCGACTATACAACTATTTTTCCACGAAAGGGCCGAAGCAACTAA
- a CDS encoding CoA transferase, whose product MNLDLLRGVRVIESSAFIAAPLAGMTLAQFGADVIRIDQIGGGLDYKREPVMPNGRSFYWTGLNKCKRSLAVDIRRKEGRELIRSLVTAPGDQGGILLTNIGGSWLSHDSLRELRADLISCTIEGNPDGTTAVDYTVNCATGFPALTGDGGKDSPVNHVLPAWDIACAYQAAMGIVAAVLKRRIKGEGSELRVALSDVAFSMLSHLGMMTEVEKLEKDRPATGNYLYGAFGKDFLTLDGQRLYIAAVSLGQWKNLVSACRLEKEVSKLEKRWHADFSLEADRFIAREDIEAVVAIWCKSRFYKEIASIFDSNKVCWGTYRTVREALTEDSRLSTNNEIFENIVTEGIGDHLVAGTPIRLANVERGKTNPAPVLGAHTNEVLNEVLNFDVNHIEKLQREGIIAGSECDPYFFK is encoded by the coding sequence ATGAATTTGGATCTGCTTCGTGGAGTGAGGGTAATTGAAAGTTCGGCTTTTATAGCGGCACCACTAGCTGGCATGACGTTAGCTCAGTTTGGCGCCGATGTAATTCGAATTGACCAAATTGGAGGTGGGTTGGATTACAAGCGCGAGCCGGTGATGCCAAACGGCAGAAGTTTCTACTGGACAGGCCTAAACAAGTGCAAGCGTTCGCTCGCTGTGGATATTCGGAGGAAAGAAGGTAGGGAATTGATTAGATCTCTTGTCACGGCCCCCGGTGACCAAGGTGGAATTCTGTTGACCAACATCGGCGGTTCCTGGTTATCACATGATTCACTTAGGGAGCTTCGAGCCGATCTAATATCATGCACGATAGAAGGCAACCCAGACGGGACCACTGCGGTGGACTACACCGTAAATTGTGCAACAGGATTTCCTGCATTAACTGGTGATGGTGGCAAAGACAGCCCTGTCAACCATGTTCTTCCTGCCTGGGACATAGCCTGCGCTTATCAGGCGGCCATGGGGATTGTGGCAGCGGTTCTTAAACGGAGAATCAAAGGCGAAGGTTCGGAGCTCCGCGTGGCTCTCTCCGATGTTGCATTTTCAATGCTTTCTCATCTCGGCATGATGACTGAAGTAGAGAAGCTAGAAAAAGATCGGCCTGCCACTGGAAACTACCTTTATGGTGCTTTTGGAAAAGATTTCTTAACTCTAGACGGGCAAAGACTCTACATCGCCGCGGTATCACTGGGTCAATGGAAGAACTTGGTATCCGCGTGCCGGCTAGAAAAGGAAGTAAGTAAACTTGAAAAACGCTGGCACGCAGATTTTTCACTTGAAGCAGACCGTTTTATAGCTCGTGAAGATATAGAAGCAGTAGTGGCTATATGGTGTAAATCAAGATTCTATAAAGAAATCGCGAGTATTTTTGATTCGAATAAAGTTTGTTGGGGTACTTATCGAACTGTCAGAGAAGCATTAACTGAAGATTCTCGCCTCAGTACTAACAACGAAATATTTGAAAATATTGTAACTGAAGGAATCGGCGACCATTTAGTAGCTGGGACTCCTATAAGACTTGCTAATGTAGAGAGAGGTAAAACCAATCCAGCACCCGTTTTGGGGGCGCACACTAACGAAGTTTTAAACGAGGTACTTAACTTCGATGTAAATCATATTGAGAAGCTTCAGCGTGAAGGCATCATTGCAGGATCAGAGTGCGACCCCTACTTTTTTAAATGA
- a CDS encoding IS5 family transposase (programmed frameshift) — protein sequence MGQITFSEAEYQNKKRKTRREIFLERMDKLIPWNQLEKKVAHYYPKGQNGRPPNPLSSMLRVHCMQLFYNLSDPAMEDALYEIESMRCFAGLKLDRLPDETTILKFRHFLERHGLGKVLFKEVNKHLEKNGLMLREGSIVDASIISAPSSTKNESGQRDRIGGPPEMHQTRKGNQWYFGMKIHIGVDDTLGLIHSIDTTAANVHDIVPADKLLHGDERRVFGDAGYLGIQKRAEHKHRKDVSWFIAKRPGTRKKLDADKLKAEKIKASIRAKVEHPFRYIKQVFGYSKVRYRGLSKNTNRLHLLAAFTNLMIGEKYLLA from the exons ATGGGCCAGATAACCTTCTCCGAAGCCGAGTACCAGAACAAGAAGCGCAAGACACGCCGCGAGATCTTTCTGGAACGAATGGACAAGTTGATTCCCTGGAATCAGCTGGAGAAGAAGGTGGCTCATTACTACCCCAAGGGCCAGAACGGTCGGCCACCG AACCCGTTGTCTTCCATGCTGCGGGTTCACTGCATGCAACTGTTTTACAACCTCAGTGATCCGGCGATGGAAGATGCGCTGTACGAGATCGAATCCATGCGGTGCTTCGCTGGCCTGAAGCTGGATCGTTTGCCGGACGAAACCACCATTCTCAAGTTCCGTCATTTCCTGGAACGCCACGGCCTTGGCAAGGTGTTGTTCAAAGAGGTGAACAAGCACTTGGAGAAGAATGGCTTGATGCTGCGCGAAGGCAGCATTGTGGATGCCAGCATCATTTCGGCACCGAGCTCCACCAAGAATGAGAGCGGCCAGCGTGATCGCATCGGCGGACCGCCAGAAATGCACCAGACCAGGAAGGGCAACCAATGGTACTTTGGCATGAAGATTCACATTGGTGTCGACGACACACTCGGGCTGATTCACAGCATCGACACCACGGCCGCCAACGTCCACGACATCGTACCCGCCGACAAGCTGCTGCACGGTGATGAGCGGCGGGTGTTCGGCGATGCCGGTTACCTGGGCATCCAAAAACGGGCTGAGCATAAGCATCGTAAAGATGTGTCCTGGTTCATTGCCAAGCGCCCTGGCACTCGCAAGAAGCTGGATGCGGATAAGCTGAAGGCCGAGAAGATTAAAGCCAGCATCCGGGCCAAAGTGGAACACCCATTCCGGTACATCAAGCAAGTCTTTGGCTACAGCAAGGTGCGCTACCGTGGCCTATCAAAAAACACCAATCGGCTGCACCTGCTGGCCGCATTCACCAACTTGATGATCGGTGAAAAATATCTACTGGCGTAG